Proteins from a single region of Dictyostelium discoideum AX4 chromosome 5 chromosome, whole genome shotgun sequence:
- a CDS encoding hypothetical protein (CG8067 protein (LD45826P)) has protein sequence MLRTTFRKGFNLKCFSKDWNQTRQYSNYTKMTIFDTNVKTIQKNNTVTNVDDPKHYDYLMNEVADRLADRILDIKDIKCGNVLDFGSRNGALFKYIQEKGAKIDKYYMVESSKELLYRDDNNVSQENEDDNNNNKVKPTKILVNSLEDKIEGIEDQSLDLIISNLSLHWVNDLPGVFGGLKRLLKPNGVFLASLFGEDTLMELKDSLYLAEIEREGGFSPHVSPFTKISDIGNILSKNRYTLPTVDTEKITINYDNMFVLMRDLQNMGENNAILKRRNYTSKDTFLAASAIYKHLYGNEDNNSIPATFQIIYLIGWAPHESQQKPLQRGSAKKHFSEISGTSSFGYKFDNDSSIPSILTNENNSVTLSQQQQQQGIEPQQSNDDSINEPFPKTDDFVIKRLDYHGNFHFEKQQQQQQQQDQNKESSDEINKNKDDK, from the exons atgttaaGAACAACATTTAGAAAaggatttaatttaaaatgtttttccAAAGATTGGAATCAAACAAGAcaatattcaaattataCGAAAATGACAATTTTTGATACAAATGTAAAAactattcaaaaaaataatacagtTACAAATGTTGATGACCCAAAAcattatgattatttaatgaatgaaGTTGCTGATAGATTAGCTGATAGAATTTTa gatATTAAAGATATAAAATGTGGTAATGTTTTAGATTTTGGTAGTAGAAATGGagcattatttaaatatatacaaGAAAAAGGTgcaaaaattgataaatattatatgGTTGAATCatcaaaagaattattatatagagatgataataatgtcTCTCAAGagaatgaagatgataataataataataaagttaaaCCTACAAAAATATTAGTTAATAGTTTAGAAGATAAAATTGAAGGTATTGAAGATCAAAGTttagatttaattataagtaatttatcattacatTGGGTAAATGATTTACCAGGAGTTTTTGGAGGATTAAAGAGATTATTAAAACCAAATGGTGTGTTTTTGGCATCGTTATTTGGTGAGGATACATTGATGGAATTAAAAGATTCATTATATTTAGCAGAGATTGAAAGAGAGGGTGGATTTAGTCCACATGTATCACCATTTACAAAGATTAGTGATATTGGTAACATTTTATCAAAGAATAGATACACATTACCAACAGTGGACACTGAAAAGATTACAATAAATTATGATAATATGTTTGTATTAATGAGAGATTTACAAAATATGGGTGAAAATAATGCAATCTTAAAAAGAAGAAACTATACAAGTAAAGATACATTCTTAGCTGCATCTGCAATCTATAAACATTTATATGGtaatgaagataataattcaattccTGCAACTTttcaaatcatttatttaatcGGTTGGGCACCACATGAATCACAACAAAAACCATTACAACGTGGTTCTgcaaaaaaacattttagtGAAATTTCTGGTACAAGTTCATTTGgttataaatttgataatgattcttCAATACCTTCAATTttaacaaatgaaaataatagtgTTACattatcacaacaacaacaacaacaaggaATTGAACCACAACAATCAAAtgatgattcaattaatgaaCCATTCCCAAAAACTGATGATTTTGTAATTAAAAGATTAGATTATCATGGTAATTTCCATTTTGaaaaacagcaacaacaacaacaacaacaagatcaaaataaagaatcatctgatgaaattaacaaaaataaagatgacaaataa
- a CDS encoding hypothetical protein (Similar to Dictyostelium discoideum (Slime mold). prespore-specific protein), giving the protein MDKNEKNNLIDTNTPRNNSDSEDNHNNNNNDDDNDIVLLTPEQQKKLEKHLTPPSLPISDDYNLTNNNKFDLNKDSNNNNNNNNNNNNNNDEDSNNNNNNNNKNGNDNNNKNGNDNSNNNNNNNNNNNSGDNDSGDEEKKKKKKKKDKKKNKKNKDDIVDSEDIDNVIIQSPMLIKSKKNRENHQDNQYTTEMSPMDSNGNVKVLNSTTPQIEVDPEMYFDGGEKKEKKKKKKNGGGGGGNKDKFLTPEERRIKENSKDAKSFFSNERTFLSWIGLTFSLGAIGTAIITWFGSEGVSLATGVFLWAISMVFMVYSTMQFRRRGHAIRTKTQGPFDDQKGPLSLVAMVVIGVSIYLVFFVVIRPTVNIGGDGGNNSTKSL; this is encoded by the exons atggataaaaatgaaaaaaataatttaattgacaCAAATACACCCAGGAATAACTCTGATTCTGAAGATAaccacaataataataataatgatgatgataatgatatcgTTTTATTAACACcagaacaacaaaaaaaattagaaaaacatTTAACACCTCCCAGTTTACCAATATCAGATGattataatttaacaaataataataaatttgatttaaataaagatagtaataataataataataataacaataataataataataataatgatgaagatagtaataataataataataataataataaaaatggaaatgataataataataaaaatggaaatgacaatagtaataataataataataacaataacaataataatagtggagATAATGATAGTGGAgatgaagaaaaaaagaaaaagaaaaagaaaaaagataagaaaaagaataaaaagaataaagatGATATTGTAGATAGTGAAGATATTGATAATGTTATCATTCAATCACCAATGTTAATAAAGAGTAAAAAGAATAGAGAAAACCATCAAGATAATCAATATACAACTGAAATGTCACCAATGGATAGTAATGGAAATGTAAAGGTATTAAACTCTACAACACCTCAAATTGAAGTCGATCCTGAAATGTATtttgatggtggtgaaaagaaagagaaaaagaaaaagaaaaagaatggtggtggtggcggTGGTAATAAAGACAAGTTTTTAACACCTGAAGAAAGaagaattaaagaaaattcaaaagaTGCAAAATCCttcttttcaaatgaaaGAACTTTTTTATCTTGGATtg GTTTAACATTTTCATTAGGTGCTATTGGTACAGCAATTATTACATGGTTTGGTAGTGAAGGTGTGTCATTGGCAACAGGTGTTTTCTTGTGGGCAATTTCAATGGTATTTATGGTTTATTCAACAATGCAATTCAGAAGAAGAGGACATGCAATTAGAACAAAAACACAAGGTCCATTTGATGATCAAAAGGGACCTTTATCTTTAGTAGCAATGGTGGTTATTGGtgtttcaatttatttagtaTTCTTTGTTGTGATTAGACCAACTGTTAATAtcggtggtgatggtggaaATAATTCTACAAAGAgtctttaa
- a CDS encoding hypothetical protein (impact protein homolog), protein MNEEQENEILAISSIYPDSFSEIETIVGEEENDGFEDNDSQYSKIYQVIITPNISCLDENSLEDNNNSNNNNNNNNNNNNNGLIIDTSYDYLIYFKFKYTKEYPSNEPPIISIKATWLQKSDQSILLSHLEDLWNQNELVIFQMISWLQEESIEILNNHYKSIKKFSHYHLKKSLNTQQLNQNQNQFENQNQNQNQNQNQNQNKEKEKEKVPTIYTGQSVTEKKSKFQAHLAIVHSEREVQLVLNQLLSFKKIYEATHNMYAYRFQLENGEINEYYNDDGEDGAGDKMLFTLSKNQAKEILIVCTRWFGGILLGGRRYVHIVNTTKDILNLYNTNSLSQCSLEFN, encoded by the exons atgaaTGAAGAGCAAGAAAATGAAATCTTAGCAATATCATCAATTTATCCAGATAGTTTTAGTGAAATTGAAACAATTGTTGGGGAAGAAGAAAATGATGGTTTTGAAGATAATGATAGtcaatattcaaaaatttatcaaGTTATAATAACACCAAATATATCATGTCTTGATGAAAATAGTTtagaagataataataatagtaataataataataataataataataataataataataatggattaataattgatacaagttatgattatttgatttattttaaatttaaatatactAAAGAATATCCATCAAATGAACCACCAATTATATCAATTAAAGCTACATGGCTTCAAAAATCGGATCAATCAATTCTATTATCACATTTAGAAGATCTTTGGAACCAAAATGAATTGGTGATATTTCAAATGATATCTTGGCTTCAAGAAGAGTCaatagaaattttaaataatcattataaatctataaaaaagtttagtcattatcatttaaaaaaatctttaaatactcaacaattaaatcaaaatcaaaaccaatttgaaaatcaaaatcaaaatcaaaatcagaatcaaaatcaaaatcaaaataaagaaaaagaaaaagaaaaagtacCAACTATATATACTGGTCAATCAGTTACAGAAAAGAAATCTAAATTTCAAGCACATCTTGCAATTGTTCATTCAGAGAGAGAAGTTCAATTagttttaaatcaattactttcatttaaaaaaatttatgaaGCAACTCATAATATGTATGCATATCGTTTTCAATTAGAAAATGGTGAAATC aatgaatattataatgatgatggAGAAGATGGTGCAGGTGATAAAATGTTATTCACACTTTCAAAGAATCAAGCAAAAGAGATATTAATTGTTTGTACTCGTTGGTTTGGTGGAATATTATTAGGAGGAAGACGTTATGTTCATATAGTTAATACtacaaaagatattttaaatctttataatACCAACTCATTATCACAATGCAgtttagaatttaattaa
- a CDS encoding NADH:flavin oxidoreductase/NADH oxidase domain-containing protein: MQEFTYPYKYPNNYKGSGIPSNLSTIDEVVPKTFTPLEINNMVLKNRIVVSPMCQYSCKNNSGLMNDWHLIHYSSFAKGGAALIIFESTAVQQEGRISYADAGIWDDCHIPAMKKIINSIHSYDTCVGIQLSHAGRKASTQPPFLEGSRKSIEKNDPSGNGWEVVGPSPIRYSDNMSIPIEMSIKDIQCTIQAFKDGAIRSLKCGFDFIEIHAAHGYLINQFLSPTSNKRTDEYGGSFINRIRILLEIIESVRSVWPRNKALGVRLSCEEWTNDGWNMEDTIHLVEILNQLGTIDLIDCSSGGNSSNQKINLSPMYQTPFANSIKNIINTPLRTSGNNYKNNNNNNNIGSSTDSCGSSTDSASSTDSGSPRTKSQIKVSTVGLITSGNEIESILQDGKADIVMVGRQFLRNPFSVYQFANELNVKIDYQLQYYLAQRK; the protein is encoded by the exons atgcaAGAATTTACATATCCATATAAATAtccaaataattataaaggTTCTGGAATTCCAAGCAATTTATCAACTATTGATGAGGTAGTACCAAAAACTTTTACACCattagaaattaataatatggTATTGAAAAACAGAATTGTTGTTTCTCCAATGTGCCAATATtcttgtaaaaataatagtggttTAATGAATGATTGGCATTTAATTCACTATAGTAGTTTTGCCAAAGGCGGTGCAGCTTTAATCATTTTTGAATCAACAGCAGTCCAACAAGAAGGTAGAATCTCCTATGCTGATGCTGGAATTTGGGATGATTGTCATATACCagcaatgaaaaaaattataaattcaattcattCTTATGATACT tgtgttGGTATACAATTATCACATGCAGGTAGAAAAGCATCAACTCAACCACCATTTTTAGAAGGATCtagaaaatcaattgaaaagaatGATCCATCTGGTAATGGTTGGGAAGTTGTAGGTCCATCACCGATTAGATATAGTGATAATATGTCAATACCAATTGAAATGAGTATTAAAGATATTCAATGTACCATTCAAGCATTTAAAGATGGAGCTATTCGTTCACTTAAATGTGGATTTGATTTCATTGAAATTCATGCAGCACAtggttatttaattaatcaattccTTTCGCCAACATCAAATAAACGTACTGATGAATATGGTGGTAGTTTTATAAATCGTATTAGAATCTTATTGGAAATCATTGAATCAGTTCGTTCAGTTTGGCCAAGAAATAAAGCATTGGGTGTACGTCTTTCATGTGAAGAATGGACAAATGATGGTTGGAATATGGAGGATACAATTCACTtggttgaaattttaaatcaattaggtacaattgatttaatcGATTGTTCAAGTGGTGGTAATTCAagtaatcaaaaaattaatctttCACCAATGTATCAAACTCCATTtgcaaattcaattaaaaatataattaatacaCCACTTCGTACAAGtggtaataattataaaaataataataataataataatattggtagTAGTACTGATAGTTGTGGTAGTAGTACTGATAGTGCTAGTAGCACTGATAGTGGTAGTCCAAGAACTAAAAGTCAAATAAAAGTTTCAACAGTTGGTTTAATTACATCTggaaatgaaattgaatcaatcTTACAAGATGGTAAGGCTGATATTGTGATGGTTGGAAGACAATTCCTAAGAAATCCATTTTCAGTTTATCAATTtgcaaatgaattaaatgtaaaaattgattatcaacttcaatattatttagctcaaagaaaataa
- the gcvH1 gene encoding glycine cleavage system H-protein produces MLKTLRFGTRAFGQNLNIAKRNFCTRYTNDHEWVTSLGSQNYRLGITDFAQKQLGDIVFVEIPQIGATLSQGQPITVVESVKAASDIYIPMDGSITTVNQELESSPELVNEEPMGDGWIVEYKSSKTDQFQSLMNKAQYDEYIKEH; encoded by the exons atgttaaaaaccTTAAGATTTGGAACAAGAGCATTCGgccaaaatttaaatattgccAAAAGAAACTTTTGTACTAGATACACAAACGATCATGAATGGGTCACTTCTCTTGGTTCTCAAAATTATAGATTGGGTATTACCGATTTTGCCCAAAAACAA ttaggTGATATTGTCTTTGTTGAAATACCACAAATTGGAGCAACATTATCTCAAGGTCAACCAATAACAGTAGTTGAATCAGTTAAAGCAGCTAGCGATATCTATATTCCAATGGATGGTTCAATTACTACTGTAAACCAAGAATTAGAAAGTTCACCAGAGTTAGTAAATGAAGAACCAATGGGCGatg GTTGGATTGTTGAGTATAAATCAAGCAAAACTGATCAATTCCAAAGTTTAATGAATAAAGCCCAATATGATGAATATATTAAAGAACATTAG